The Rhododendron vialii isolate Sample 1 chromosome 8a, ASM3025357v1 genome has a window encoding:
- the LOC131299125 gene encoding aminoaldehyde dehydrogenase 2, peroxisomal encodes MSIAIPCRQLFIDGEWREPVKKKRIPVINPSTEQIIGDIPAATPEDVEIAVDAARRALTRNKGRDWASASGAHRAKYLRAIAAKITLRKSELAKLEAIDCGKPLDEAAWDIDDVAGCFEYYADLAEGLDAKQKAPVSLPMETFKCHVLKEPIGVVGLITPWNYPLLMATWKVAPALAAGCAAILKPSELASVTCLELAEVCKEVGLPPGVLNILTGLGPEAGAPLASHPHVDKIAFTGSTATGSKIMTAAAQIVKPVTLELGGKSPILVFEDVDLDKAAEWTIFGVFWTNGQICSATSRLLVQESIATEFLDRLVKWCKNIKISDPMEEGCRLGPVVSAGQHEKVMKFISTAKSEGATILCGGARPQHLKKGYFVEPTIITDVTTSMQIWREEVFGPVLCVKTFSTEDEAIELANDTQYGLGAAVISKDLDRCERVTKALQAGIVWVNCSQPCFSQAPWGGNKRSGFGRELGEWGLENYLSVKQVTQYISDDPWGWYQSPSKL; translated from the exons ATGTCGATCGCGATACCATGTCGTCAGCTCTTCATCGATGGTGAATGGAGAGAGCCTGTCAAGAAGAAACGCATCCCCGTCATCAATCCCTCCACTGAACAGATCatag GGGATATTCCGGCTGCTACTCCGGAAGATGTTGAGATTGCGGTAGATGCTGCCCGGAGAGCCCTTACTCGAAACAAGGGCAGGGATTGGGCATCGGCATCTGGGGCACATCGGGCAAAGTACTTGCGTGCTATTGCTGCCAAG ATAACACTCAGAAAATCTGAACTTGCAAAACTTGAAGCAATTGACTGTGGAAAACCCCTGGATGAAGCCGCATGGGATATA GATGATGTTGCTGGATGTTTTGAGTACTACGCAGACCTTGCTGAAGGCTTGGATGCAAAGCAAAAGGCTCCTGTTTCTCTTCCAATGGAGACATTCAAGTGTCATGTTCTAAAGGAACCGATTGGTGTTGTTGGCCTAATCACTCCATG GAACTACCCTCTACTGATGGCTACTTGGAAAGTTGCTCCTGCACTGGCTGCTGGGTGTGCTGCAATCCTCAAGCCATCTGAGTTGGCATCAGT TACCTGCTTGGAGTTGGCAGAAGTGTGTAAAGAGGTGGGACTTCCTCCCGGTGTCCTTAATATTCTGACTGGATTAGGCCCCGAAGCTGGTGCTCCTCTGGCATCCCATCCTCATGTTGACAAG ATTGCATTCACTGGAAGCACAGCAACTGGAAGCAAGATCATGACTGCTGCAGCCCAAATTGTGAAG CCGGTCACACTTGAACTCGGTGGGAAAAGCCCCATTCTTGTGTTTGAGGATGTCGACCTCGATAAGG CTGCTGAATGGACTATTTTTGGCGTCTTTTGGACAAATGGTCAGATCTGCAGTGCAACTTCTCGGCTTCTAGTGCAA GAAAGCATTGCAACAGAATTTTTGGACAGGCTTGTGAAATGGTGCAAGAACATTAAGATTTCAGACCCTATGGAAGAAGGTTGCAGGCTTGGCCCTGTTGTTAGTGCAGGACAG CATGAGAAGGTAATGAAGTTCATCTCGACGGCCAAGAGTGAAGGTGCAACCATCTTGTGTGGTGGGGCTCGTCCTCAG CATTTGAAGAAGGGATACTTTGTTGAGCCAACGATCATCACTGATGTAACAACCTCCATGcaaatttggagagaggaaGTCTTTGGACCTGTTCTCTGCGTTAAAACATTTAGCACTGAAGATGAAGCCATTGAACTGGCAAATGACACCCA GTATGGCCTGGGTGCTGCTGTGATATCAAAAGATCTTGACAGGTGTGAGCGGGTGACGAAG GCTCTTCAGGCTGGCATCGTCTGGGTCAACTGCTCACAGCCTTGCTTCTCTCAAGCTCCATGGGGGGGCAATAAGCGCAGTGGTTTCGGGCGTGAATTAGGAGAATG GGGACTTGAGAACTACTTGAGTGTGAAGCAGGTCACGCAGTACATCTCTGATGATCCATGGGGGTGGTATCAGTCTCCTTCAAAGCTTTGA
- the LOC131299126 gene encoding E2F transcription factor-like E2FE isoform X2, which yields MALPSSESKESYCRKQKSLGLLCTNFLSLYNQDGIETIGLDDAATRLGVERRRIYDIVNVLESVGVLARKAKNRYSWKGFGEVPKALEELREEGLRENGNDYTRVSDDEEDENNPTPITSSQEEKTNPSSHTRFSMASKTDNRKEKSLGLLTQNFIKLFLCTDVDLISLEEAAKILLGDARDPSTMRSNSAAKVRRLYDIANVLSSMNFIEKVHHPDTRKPAFRWLGMREKLEDGSANSFVPIESKKRTFGTEITNTSFKRTKVIDGNLNQITKLQMQMHVKQEVLGNDFDKTNLERDSRECSKSYHFGPFAPVSVSKAIAVENKKVKQVHDWESLASTFRPEYHNQALRDLFDHYMEAWQSWYSEVAGKKPIQLMS from the exons ATGGCGTTGCCTTCCTCCGAGTCTAAAGAATCCTATTGCAGGAAGCAGAAATCCCTTGGTCTCTTATGCaccaa TTTCTTGAGCTTGTACAACCAAGACGGCATCGAAACAATCGGACTTGATGACGCTGCAACTCGATTAG GAGTTGAGAGACGGCGGATCTACGACATTGTTAATGTACTCGAAAGTGTTGGT GTTCTGGCAAGGAAAGCCAAGAATCGATATTCGTGGAAAGGGTTTGGAGAAGTTCCAAAGGCTCTGGAGGAATTAAGG GAAGAAGGTTTGAGGGAGAATGGAAATGACTATACAAGA GTTtctgatgatgaagaagatgaaaacAACCCCACTCCAATTACTTCCAGCCAGGAAGAGAAAACAAATCCTAGTTCTCATACTAGATTCTCAATGGCATCCAAAACTG ACAACAGGAAGGAAAAATCTTTGGGACTTCTTACCCAGAATTTTATCAAGCTCTTTCTTTGCACTGAT GTTGATTTGATCTCGCTTGAGGAAGCTGCTAAAATATTGCTTGGGGATGCCCGTGATCCGTCAACAATGAGAA GTAATTCTGCAGCTAAAGTGAGGCGGTTATATGATATTGCAAATGTGCTGTCTTCGATGAATTTCATTGAGAAG GTCCATCATCCAGACACAAGGAAGCCTGCCTTCAGGTGGTTGGgaatgagagagaaattagaGGATGGATCTGCAAACTCTTTTGTTCCTATTGAGTCCAAGAAAAGGACATTTGGGACTGAGATCACAAACACCAGTTTTAAAAGAACCAAGGTAATTGATGGGAATTTGAACCAGATTACGAAGCTCCAAATGCAAATGCACGTGAAACAGGAGGTTTTGGGGAATGACTTCGATAAGACCAATTTGGAACGGGATTCAAGAGAGTGTTCAAAGAGTTACCACTTTGGTCCATTTGCTCCAGTCAGCGTGTCGAAAGCTATTGCTGTTGAGAATAAAAAAGTGAAACAGGTTCATGACTGGGAAAGTCTAGCCTCTACGTTTCGTCCTGAATACCATAACCAAG CTTTGAGGGATCTTTTTGATCATTATATGGAAGCATGGCAATCATGGTACTCTGAAGTTGCCGGGAAGAAGCCAATACAACTAATGTCCTAA
- the LOC131299126 gene encoding E2F transcription factor-like E2FE isoform X4, translating into MALPSSESKESYCRKQKSLGLLCTNFLSLYNQDGIETIGLDDAATRLGVERRRIYDIVNVLESVGVLARKAKNRYSWKGFGEVPKALEELREEGLRENGNDYTRVSDDEEDENNPTPITSSQEEKTNPSSHTRFSMASKTDNRKEKSLGLLTQNFIKLFLCTDVDLISLEEAAKILLGDARDPSTMRTKVRRLYDIANVLSSMNFIEKVHHPDTRKPAFRWLGMREKLEDGSANSFVPIESKKRTFGTEITNTSFKRTKVIDGNLNQITKLQMQMHVKQEVLGNDFDKTNLERDSRECSKSYHFGPFAPVSVSKAIAVENKKVKQVHDWESLASTFRPEYHNQALRDLFDHYMEAWQSWYSEVAGKKPIQLMS; encoded by the exons ATGGCGTTGCCTTCCTCCGAGTCTAAAGAATCCTATTGCAGGAAGCAGAAATCCCTTGGTCTCTTATGCaccaa TTTCTTGAGCTTGTACAACCAAGACGGCATCGAAACAATCGGACTTGATGACGCTGCAACTCGATTAG GAGTTGAGAGACGGCGGATCTACGACATTGTTAATGTACTCGAAAGTGTTGGT GTTCTGGCAAGGAAAGCCAAGAATCGATATTCGTGGAAAGGGTTTGGAGAAGTTCCAAAGGCTCTGGAGGAATTAAGG GAAGAAGGTTTGAGGGAGAATGGAAATGACTATACAAGA GTTtctgatgatgaagaagatgaaaacAACCCCACTCCAATTACTTCCAGCCAGGAAGAGAAAACAAATCCTAGTTCTCATACTAGATTCTCAATGGCATCCAAAACTG ACAACAGGAAGGAAAAATCTTTGGGACTTCTTACCCAGAATTTTATCAAGCTCTTTCTTTGCACTGAT GTTGATTTGATCTCGCTTGAGGAAGCTGCTAAAATATTGCTTGGGGATGCCCGTGATCCGTCAACAATGAGAA CTAAAGTGAGGCGGTTATATGATATTGCAAATGTGCTGTCTTCGATGAATTTCATTGAGAAG GTCCATCATCCAGACACAAGGAAGCCTGCCTTCAGGTGGTTGGgaatgagagagaaattagaGGATGGATCTGCAAACTCTTTTGTTCCTATTGAGTCCAAGAAAAGGACATTTGGGACTGAGATCACAAACACCAGTTTTAAAAGAACCAAGGTAATTGATGGGAATTTGAACCAGATTACGAAGCTCCAAATGCAAATGCACGTGAAACAGGAGGTTTTGGGGAATGACTTCGATAAGACCAATTTGGAACGGGATTCAAGAGAGTGTTCAAAGAGTTACCACTTTGGTCCATTTGCTCCAGTCAGCGTGTCGAAAGCTATTGCTGTTGAGAATAAAAAAGTGAAACAGGTTCATGACTGGGAAAGTCTAGCCTCTACGTTTCGTCCTGAATACCATAACCAAG CTTTGAGGGATCTTTTTGATCATTATATGGAAGCATGGCAATCATGGTACTCTGAAGTTGCCGGGAAGAAGCCAATACAACTAATGTCCTAA